Proteins encoded together in one Benincasa hispida cultivar B227 chromosome 1, ASM972705v1, whole genome shotgun sequence window:
- the LOC120073279 gene encoding uncharacterized protein LOC120073279 isoform X1, with product MVTLSATSTSIVASWDTQQRLSYNPNAPKNPNKKPNSLSLSPTSQTTGNATLTATNIRTNQIVSDLLNRRNPSSIEGSKLVEPDGLYLGYDQWLPDPPKVQKPRSVFNAASLAYIGDCIYELYARRHFLFPPLSIEEYNDRVMAVVRCEAQDVLLQKLLIDNFLTEVERDILRWGKNVGSSSKTRTKKRAGAAVYNRASSLETLIGYLYLNNVKRLDEIMQKLGFSTDSSLQLISEESNIFPPDDQPSN from the exons ATGGTAACTTTATCGGCGACTTCGACGAGCATTGTTGCTTCATGGGACACTCAACAGAGGCTTTCTTACAATCCCAATGCCCCAAAAAACCCCAACAAGAAACCCAATTCTCTATCTCTTTCGCCGACTTCACAAACCACCGGAAATGCTACCTTAACCGCAACGAACATTCGAACCAACCAAATTGTCTCCGACCTCCTCAACCGTCGCAATCCCAGCTCAATTGAAG GCAGCAAATTAGTGGAGCCAGATGGTCTCTATTTGGGATATGATCAGTGGTTGCCAGATCCACCAAAGGTGCAGAAGCCCCGATCCGTGTTCAATGCAGCTTCATTAGCTTATATTGGCGATTGCATCTATGAG CTATATGCTCGCAGGCACTTTCTGTTCCCTCCGTTGAGTATTGAAGAATACAATGACCGTGTTATGGCTGTTGTACGTTGTGAAGCACAA GATGTTCTACTCCAAAAACTTCTAATTGATAATTTCTTAACAGAGGTAGAGAG GGACATCCTTCGATGGGGAAAAAATGTTGGTTCCTCCTCTAAAACACGAACAAAAAAACGTGCTGGTGCTGCAGTTTATAATCGAGCATCTTCGCTAGAAACCTTA ATTGGTTACCTTTACCTGAACAATGTGAAACGGTTGGATGAAATCATGCAAAAACTTGGCTTCTCAACCGATTCATCCTTGCAATTGATTTCAGAGGAATCAAATA TTTTTCCACCAGACGACCAACCAAGCAACTGA
- the LOC120073279 gene encoding uncharacterized protein LOC120073279 isoform X2, translating to MVTLSATSTSIVASWDTQQRLSYNPNAPKNPNKKPNSLSLSPTSQTTGNATLTATNIRTNQIVSDLLNRRNPSSIEGSKLVEPDGLYLGYDQWLPDPPKVQKPRSVFNAASLAYIGDCIYELYARRHFLFPPLSIEEYNDRVMAVVRCEAQDVLLQKLLIDNFLTEVERDILRWGKNVGSSSKTRTKKRAGAAVYNRASSLETLIGYLYLNNVKRLDEIMQKLGFSTDSSLQLISEESNNDQPSN from the exons ATGGTAACTTTATCGGCGACTTCGACGAGCATTGTTGCTTCATGGGACACTCAACAGAGGCTTTCTTACAATCCCAATGCCCCAAAAAACCCCAACAAGAAACCCAATTCTCTATCTCTTTCGCCGACTTCACAAACCACCGGAAATGCTACCTTAACCGCAACGAACATTCGAACCAACCAAATTGTCTCCGACCTCCTCAACCGTCGCAATCCCAGCTCAATTGAAG GCAGCAAATTAGTGGAGCCAGATGGTCTCTATTTGGGATATGATCAGTGGTTGCCAGATCCACCAAAGGTGCAGAAGCCCCGATCCGTGTTCAATGCAGCTTCATTAGCTTATATTGGCGATTGCATCTATGAG CTATATGCTCGCAGGCACTTTCTGTTCCCTCCGTTGAGTATTGAAGAATACAATGACCGTGTTATGGCTGTTGTACGTTGTGAAGCACAA GATGTTCTACTCCAAAAACTTCTAATTGATAATTTCTTAACAGAGGTAGAGAG GGACATCCTTCGATGGGGAAAAAATGTTGGTTCCTCCTCTAAAACACGAACAAAAAAACGTGCTGGTGCTGCAGTTTATAATCGAGCATCTTCGCTAGAAACCTTA ATTGGTTACCTTTACCTGAACAATGTGAAACGGTTGGATGAAATCATGCAAAAACTTGGCTTCTCAACCGATTCATCCTTGCAATTGATTTCAGAGGAATCAAATA ACGACCAACCAAGCAACTGA